ATTAAAGCTCTTCTTCCTTCCCTATTAATGTGTTTTTCAGCTACTAGGGCCCACTGGCAGCACCACTGGCCCCAAAGCAGTTGACAGTCAGTGGTAATTAAATCGTCTCTCTGGTTCTGTGACTGAAGGAGACAGAAGGCTTTATGGTGGCCTGAGGAAAGAAGGTGATTTGGGGCTTGGCACTTCAGGAGAGGGCAGGCGAGTGAGCCAGGGAAGCTGGCCTGAGAAGCCTGCGGGTCACCCCCTTGCCTCCCGGCCTGGTGCTTGAGTGGCAGACGGTgaatcctcctcttcctccatcccCCACCTTGTGCCAGAGGCCAGAGCTCGGACTCCATCTAATGGTCTCTAGTTCAACTGGGTATTTGGTGAAAAGGGCTTTGGGGCTGAAGACGTCCACTTTTATAACACACTGACATGGGAAGGCGCGTTCTGAGTTGTAATGACAGAGCTAGGCAGGTCTTGTCTGTAGTTGCAGTGGCTTTAAGGAAACTAGGACGATGGGCAGGATTTTCCTAGGTGCCAGGAGAAAGGGGCGATAGAGGATTCTAGAGGCCACGCTTGAGAGAGCCAGTGTGCAGCGGTTTCACTCTGATTTGCTTCTTCCAGTGAAGATGGTTGGTAGCTCCTGAGGCCGGGGGTCAGGAACATGGAGGCGGTGCTGGGGACGGTTTGTTTTCTAACCACACTCCTTTTGTAACCACAAAGGAAAAAGGCAGAACGTTCCTCCGCTGGCGCCAGCCAATCAGCAGGACTCCTGCCTTCCTTCGGGGCAAGGTCGCAGCATCTGCCTCGGAAATCACGGGGCTTCTTTCTGCTGGCTCAGCCGGGAGGCCCAGAGTGTTCTGCAGAGGCTGCGTATTGAAGGCTGCTCTCTGAAGCTCCCTGCCCCAGGTCACGCCGCCGGTTCCAGATGAATCCAGAGTGGGGGCAGGCCTTCCTGCACGTGGCCGTGGCTGGCGGCCTCTGTGCCGTGGCTGTGTTCACGGGCATTTTTGACAGCGTTTCCGTTCAAGTGGGCTATGAGCACTATGCCGAGGCGCCAGTGGCCAGCCTCCCCGCCTTCCTGGCCATGCCGTTCAACTCACTGGTGAACGTGGCCTACACGCTGCTAGGGCTGTTCTGGCTGCACAGGGGCAGCGTGGTGGGGCTGGGTCCCCACTACCTGAAGGACGTGTTCGCAGCCATGGCCCTGCTCTACGGCCCCGTGCAGTGGCTGCGCCTGTGGACGCAATGGCGCCGTGCCGCCGTGCTGGACCAGTGGCTCACCCTGCCCATCTTTGCATGGCCCGTGGCCTGGTGCCTCTACCTAGACCGCGGCTGGCGGCCCTGGCTGTTTCTCTCTCTTGAGTGCGTCTCCCTGGCCAGTTATGGCCTCGCTCTGCTGCATCCCCAGGGCTTCGAGGTCGCACTGGGTGCTCACGTGGTGGCTGCTGTGGGGCAGGCGCTGCACACCCACAGGCACTATGGCAGCACCACCTCGGCCACCTACTTAGCTTTGGGGGTGCTCTCTTGCCTGGGCTTTGTGGTCCTCAAGCTGTGTGACCATCAGCTCGCACGGTGGCGTCTCTTCCAGTGCCTCACAGGCCACTTCTGGTCCAAGGTCTGTGACGTGCTCCAGTTCCACTTTGCGTTTTTGTTTCTGACGCATTTCAACACTCACCCAAGATTCCATCCCTCTGGCGGGAAGACGCATTGAACCCAGGGAAGAACCTGCTGAAAACCGATGACCCCCAGCATTGAAACGGACTCTGAGATGGCAGCGTGGTGCCAGTGTCAGGCATCCTGCGTGTGATGATATGCACTGATCACACAAGACTGCCCTTTCCTGAGAAGCTGCGGGCTTTGGTGTGGAGGGgtacagtgctgtgatctcgACAACTTACTTTCAAAGACATAAAGCACAGATCTCGGCACAGGGGATGTGGGTGTTCCTGATGTAATTCGCATAACTTTTCTGTAGtttgaaatgtttccaaataAATATTGGCAAGGGGAGTGGAAATGACACCAAGAAGCCCCTCATGTTCATGGTTGGACAGAGAGCAATCGTCTGGAGTATCTTTGGGGTGTCAGCTGTGGGTGTGGACTGGCAGCAGTGAGGCAGGCCAGTCAGTGGGGTACCAGTGAGTGTCCTTAGAGGCGGCTGGATTCAGGGAGACTGAGTCACACTAAATACGTGCCCAGCAGACTGATGGGGAAATCACTTAATTACCCCCTGACATCTGTGACTGTCACGTGAGAGCCACATCACTGCAGATCGTCTGTGGAACCAGGCAGGGTGCGTCCAGATGAGGAAACACATAAATGTCAAAAGTTGAACTCTCAGCAGAAAGTTGCTTTGTGGGTCTCCCCTCGGAGCCAGAGTGTGGCTTAGATGCCCTTGGTGGCTACAGTCTGAGCAGTCCCCATGTGCCCGTCACCCAGGTCCTTGTGAACCAATTTGCTGACGGtattgccaggcactgtgctggaggCGGCACATGCTTCTCATGCAGGCAACAGTTTTTGAGCCCTCGAGCCCAAGGCCCAGACTCTCTAGTTTGTGGTCAGGATGCTGGGTCATCCTTAGCCGCAGCCAGAGAGGCACTGAGGACTCCATGCCACCCTCTCTACTCCCGGGGCAGTCCTTCCTGCCGGTCACTATGTTACTTAGAGGCCTGCCTCACCTCCTTTCATCTGAAGGCATCTGGTCTGTAAAGGGgacttcctttttttgagacagagtcttgctctgttgcccaggctggagtgcaatggtgtgatcttggctcactgcaacctctgcctcccgggttcaagcgattctcctgcctcagctgcctgagtagctgggattacaggtacccaccacaacgcccggctaatttttgtatttttagtagagatggggtttcatcatgttggccaggctagtctctaactcgtgacctcaggtgatctgcctgctttggcctcccagtgctgggattacaggcgtgagcccccgcgcccggcctgtaaagGGGACTCCTGAAGACAGCTAACGTCATTTAACTCAGGGGCTCTTCATCCCAGACTCCATAGTCTTGTCCCTGGAGCCTTAAGTACTGAGGAGGGTCTGCTTTAAGCCCACAAATTAAATGGAGAAGTGATCAGCTCCAAAGGTGAGGGCAGAGGAGAGAGGATGCCCTGTCCCTGCCAAATGGCATCTCAGCATGGGCCACTCATGTACACCTGCTCAGTGCCCTCGAGGTTGGCATTCGGCCCATGACTGTGATGACTGAGATGTTTCTGGAACTGGGCACCTGGGCTGGACGTTCTGTCCTGGCTGGCTGAGCACATCGCCACCAGGTAGGGACCTGGGGCAAATGGCAGGACCTGACCCAGGGCTTGGGGCCGGGGGTTGGGGCACATGGTTGGCAGGGGAGAGCAAGGACAGCACCTGCTTGGGAAACAGCCTGGTTCCATTTGAGGTCGTCTCGAAAGCACCACGTGCCCTAGAAGAGGGAAGAGGCTGCACACATCACCAGAGAGGCCACTCTTACTtcacagaggctggagggagggcGAAGAGAAGGAGGGCTTCCATGCGGGCTCAGAGACAGGGTGGGGGTAGGCTCTTCATCCAGCAGTGCGGGGACCCCCTTTTGTGATTTATCTGTGAGTAGCTGTTTCCCTCATTGACAGAGGACTGCTGGGACTTCATGCCACACCTCACAGCTACAAGCACTCATCACGATTTGACTTTTTCTTCCTACCAATACTTGTGTAATAAACAGCCCTGCAAGCCTCCTGGGTCAGGCGGTGTCCCACCGGAAACAGGTGGTGTGCCTAGATTGGGGTGATTCAGGGCGGTTTCGTGGAACCCCTGGAAGAGTGGACCCCACCCAAAGGAGAAGCTTATGTGGAGGGGACACCTCCAGAGGGGCAGGGACTGCAGGAATCCTGGCTCCGCTCTCCCCTCTCCTGCCAGAGTTGCCAGATTATACGCCAGGCGATGAACAATGGTTTTGCACAAGCGTGTCTCAAATGTTGCACGAGACATTTCTCCTACTAAAAAAGTATTGTTTGCctgaaattcagatttcactGGGCATTCTGATTGTTATTTGCTAAATCCAACAACCACGTCTTGAGCCAACGCAAGCAGAGCCAGAAGCCCCGGAACCTGCGCAAGGCAGAGCAGGTGGCAAAGAAGGCTCCAGGCGGACCCCGGCCTGGAACCTGCACTCCCCAGGCCCTTTTTGAAATTCGTGTTTCTCCAAGTGTGGCCAGCTGCCATTAGTCACACAGCTTCCTGCATCCCTTCCTGCCCAGGCGAACCCCCCTTCTGGGGCCGGGACCTCAGAGTGCCTCAGCCCTGGCCCAGGATTTGTGGATTTCACCGACCCCTGAGCCACCGGAGGAAGGAGGCTGGTGGCTGTGCCTCCCTCCAGCTCTGCAGCCCGCGGAGGAGCTCAGCCTTGCCCAGGGGGATTGGCTGTCAGGGCAGCCGTTGTTGTTACTGGTCTTGGTCTCAGTCTTGCTGCTCCACTGTGTCCCCAGCACAGCTGGGGAGCCAGTGGTTGCCAGATGGGGCCTCTCCCCCACCTTTGACCTAACGGTTTAGAAGTTCCAGGCCTGGGAGGGACCTTAGAAACCATCTGTGCCAGCCCcatcatttcacagataaagaaactgaaactctAGAAGTTTGACTTGGCTGAAAGTTACAGTGAGGAGGAGCAGAAACCCAGGCATGCCGCCTCCTGGCCCCAGGTGCTCTCTGCTCACCTTCCTGGAAGAAGCGCCAGGAGGGCTTCCACGTGGcttcttccttgctttctgcTGCCATGGCCTAGGTATTTTCTCCCCACATAAAATAGttttagggccaggtgcggtggctcatgcctgtaatcccagcactttgggaggccaaggcgggtggatcatctgaggtcaggagttcgagaccagcctggccaatatagtgaaaccccatctctactaaaaatacaaaaaattagccaggcatggtggtgggtgcctataatcccagctactcgggaagctgaggcaggaaaatcgcttgaacctgggaggcagagaggttgcagtgagccgagatcacaccattgcactccagcctgggcaacaagagcaaaactctgtctcaaaaacaaacaaacacacacacaaaaagagttttaagcccggtgcagtggctcacgcctgtaatcccaacactttgggaggctgaggcgggtggatcacctgaggtcatgagttcgagaccagcctggccaacatgacaaaccccctctctactaaaaatacaaaaattagctgggcatggtggcgggagcctgtaatcccagctactcgggaggctgaggcaggagaatcgcttgaacccgggaggtggaggttgcagtgagctgagattgtgcc
This genomic stretch from Pongo pygmaeus isolate AG05252 chromosome X, NHGRI_mPonPyg2-v2.0_pri, whole genome shotgun sequence harbors:
- the TMEM187 gene encoding transmembrane protein 187, whose product is MNPEWGQAFLHVAVAGGLCAVAVFTGIFDSVSVQVGYEHYAEAPVASLPAFLAMPFNSLVNVAYTLLGLFWLHRGSVVGLGPHYLKDVFAAMALLYGPVQWLRLWTQWRRAAVLDQWLTLPIFAWPVAWCLYLDRGWRPWLFLSLECVSLASYGLALLHPQGFEVALGAHVVAAVGQALHTHRHYGSTTSATYLALGVLSCLGFVVLKLCDHQLARWRLFQCLTGHFWSKVCDVLQFHFAFLFLTHFNTHPRFHPSGGKTH